A section of the Citrus sinensis cultivar Valencia sweet orange chromosome 8, DVS_A1.0, whole genome shotgun sequence genome encodes:
- the LOC127899364 gene encoding uncharacterized protein LOC127899364 yields the protein MEAKKSLTSFLNPSVHLDRFDGTNFTCWKEKLFFLLTVLKVAYVLDPKLEPFPEPREDDTEVAKAARKRRENDELMCRGHILNTLSDRLYDLYNSMTSPVDIWNALEYKYKTEKEGTDKFLVSKYFDFIMVDTKSILDQIHELQIIVAKLRELKVEISKSFQVGAIIAKLPQSWNDYKKKLLHSKENITLEELQKHLVIEEETRSRESKDKHDSTKVNVVEASHRQSDCRFKKEKEEVNSHKANVIENKSEEICAMVSKMQIGMITETNMAETKSYDWWLNSGATIHVCNDKKFFLSYKEETEGQMVLMGNNNAAIVVGK from the exons ATGGAGGCTAAGAAGAGTTTGACATCATTTCTGAATCCTAGTGTCCATCTCGATCGTTTTGATGGAACTAATTTCACTTgttggaaggaaaaattattctttctccTTACTGTTCTTAAAGTGGCATATGTTCTTGATCCGAAATTGGAACCATTTCCAGAACCAAGAGAAGATGATACCGAAGTTGCTAAGGCTGCAAGGAAACGTcgtgaaaatgatgaattgatgtgCCGGGGTCACATACTCAATACGCTTTCTGACAGGTTATATGATCTCTACAATTCTATGACTTCTCCGGTGGATATTTGGAATGCTCTTGAGTACAAATACAAAACAGAGAAAGAAGGTACCGACAAATTCCTTgtatctaaatattttgattttattatggtAGATACAAAATCCATTCTTGATCAAATACATGAGTTACAAATTATTGTTGCTAAGCTTCGAGagttaaaagttgaaatttctAAATCATTTCAAGTTGGGGCTATTATTGCTAAATTGCCTCAAAGTTGGAatgattataaaaagaaactcCTTCATAGTAAAGAGAACATAACTTTAGAAGAATTGCAAAAACACTTGGTAATTGAAGAAGAGACTAGGTCTCGCGAATCCAAGGATAAGCATGATTCTACTAAAGTTAATGTTGTTGAAGCTA GCCATCGCCAAAGTGATTGCAGATTCAAGAAGGAAAAGGAAGAAGTGAATTCCCATAAAGCTAATGTGATTGAAAACAAATCTGAAGAGATTTGTGCTATGGTTTCTAAAATGCAAATTGGCATGATTACCGAAACAAATATGGCTGAAACTAAGTCCTATGATTGGTGGCTTAATTCGGGTGCAACAATTCATGTTTGTaatgataagaaatttttcttatcataCAAAGAAGAAACGGAAGGACAAATGGTTCTCATGGGGAACAATAATGCAGCCATAGTAGTAGGAAAATGA